The proteins below come from a single Pseudomonadota bacterium genomic window:
- a CDS encoding rhomboid family intramembrane serine protease: MLVWLGLQQAGREPGLSVSICTLGLIPADVLNLRPSGPVVCPIEGGGWVTVISSMFMHGSWMHILGNLWFLWIFGNNVEDAMGHGRFLAFYVLCGIAAAAAQAVADPASAVPMVGASGAIGGVMGAYIVLYPRVNVHILFFVTTIAVPAVLMLGYWLLLQLLGGFGSGGAGGVAFWAHVGGFVAGALLVLAFKDERLLARHPYYGWRQQRLPTRSWRRIR, encoded by the coding sequence GTGCTGGTGTGGCTTGGGCTGCAGCAGGCTGGTCGCGAGCCCGGCCTGTCGGTGTCGATCTGCACCCTGGGCCTGATTCCTGCTGATGTACTTAACCTTCGTCCCAGCGGCCCGGTGGTCTGTCCCATCGAAGGCGGTGGCTGGGTGACCGTCATCAGCAGCATGTTTATGCACGGCAGCTGGATGCACATTCTCGGCAACCTGTGGTTTCTCTGGATCTTCGGGAACAACGTCGAAGACGCGATGGGCCACGGACGCTTTCTCGCGTTTTACGTGCTGTGCGGCATTGCTGCCGCCGCTGCCCAGGCGGTCGCCGACCCGGCCTCGGCCGTGCCGATGGTCGGCGCGTCCGGCGCTATCGGCGGTGTGATGGGGGCGTACATTGTGCTCTACCCGCGGGTGAACGTGCATATCCTGTTTTTTGTCACCACCATCGCCGTGCCAGCGGTGCTGATGCTCGGCTATTGGCTGCTGCTGCAGTTGCTGGGAGGGTTCGGCAGCGGGGGCGCCGGCGGCGTAGCGTTCTGGGCGCACGTCGGCGGATTTGTAGCGGGTGCTTTGCTGGTGCTCGCCTTCAAAGACGAGCGCCTGCTGGCACGCCACCCATACTACGGCTGGCGTCAGCAGCGGCTGCCAACGCGCAGCTGGCGGCGGATCCGCTAA
- the actP gene encoding cation acetate symporter (member of the sodium:solute symporter family; cotranscribed with the acs gene which encodes acetyl coenzyme A synthase; mutations affect acetate uptake) → MVAAEVALAAEGITGSADKQPLNQAAITMFLTFVLVTLLITVWAAKRSRSASDLYVAGGGISAWQNGTAIAGDFISAASFLGITSALFAFGLDGNLLIIGVMGSWPVILFIIAERLRNLGRFTLVDVVSFRLSPKPVRLVISIASLAVILFYLIGQLVGAGKLIQLLFGLDYLYAVITVSALMIIYVSLGGMLATTWVQLIKAILLIAGGVLTCILVLRYFDFSLSEVFSRATRNHPRGTQLLAPGNWMADPLGGLSLGLTMLFGFIGLPHVLMRMFTVKDAAAARQSSFVAICIMSLFYLMVIVIGFGAVSILIENPDSFYDSAGNLLGGGNMVAVHVAQFVGGNLLLGFMAAVTFATILAVVAGLTLSGAATIAHDLYKTFAASSHSEKTELIIMRTSVVVIGVLGVILGLAFENQNIAFVTTFALAVSASVNAPVLIAAMYWRGLTTRGVVLSSIIGLVFSVALIVAGPGVMVSILGFEKPWFPYTYPTIATLPVTALCIWFFSATDRSASAARERARFEDQRIRSELGIGIDAASSH, encoded by the coding sequence CTCACCTTCGTTCTGGTGACCCTGCTAATCACGGTATGGGCCGCCAAACGCAGTCGCTCCGCCAGCGATCTGTACGTGGCCGGCGGCGGTATTTCTGCCTGGCAAAACGGCACCGCTATCGCCGGAGATTTTATCTCCGCAGCCTCATTCCTGGGCATCACCAGCGCGCTCTTCGCGTTCGGACTGGACGGCAACCTGCTGATCATCGGCGTGATGGGCAGCTGGCCAGTGATTCTGTTCATCATCGCCGAACGGCTGCGCAACCTCGGTCGTTTTACCCTGGTGGACGTTGTATCGTTCCGGCTCTCACCCAAACCGGTGCGGCTTGTCATCAGCATCGCCTCCCTAGCGGTAATTCTGTTTTATCTCATTGGACAGCTCGTCGGCGCCGGCAAGCTCATCCAGCTGCTGTTCGGCCTGGACTATCTGTATGCGGTCATCACGGTCAGCGCACTGATGATCATCTACGTCAGCCTGGGGGGCATGCTGGCCACCACGTGGGTTCAGCTGATCAAGGCGATTCTGCTGATCGCCGGCGGCGTGCTTACCTGCATCCTCGTCCTGCGCTACTTCGATTTTTCGCTGTCCGAAGTCTTCTCGCGGGCCACCCGGAACCATCCGCGAGGCACTCAGCTGCTTGCGCCGGGCAACTGGATGGCCGACCCGCTTGGCGGACTCTCGCTGGGACTCACGATGCTGTTTGGCTTTATCGGCTTGCCGCACGTGCTGATGCGCATGTTCACCGTCAAGGATGCTGCCGCCGCCCGGCAGTCGTCGTTCGTGGCGATCTGCATCATGAGCCTGTTTTATCTGATGGTGATCGTGATCGGCTTTGGCGCGGTTTCGATCCTGATCGAGAACCCCGATTCGTTCTACGACTCGGCGGGGAACCTGCTTGGCGGCGGCAACATGGTTGCGGTCCACGTGGCCCAGTTTGTGGGCGGCAACCTGCTGCTTGGCTTTATGGCGGCGGTGACGTTCGCCACCATCCTGGCGGTGGTGGCTGGGCTGACGTTATCTGGCGCGGCCACGATTGCGCACGATCTCTATAAGACCTTCGCCGCAAGCTCGCATTCTGAAAAGACCGAGCTCATCATCATGCGCACCTCCGTGGTGGTGATCGGGGTGCTGGGCGTGATTCTCGGCCTGGCATTTGAGAACCAGAACATTGCGTTTGTCACCACCTTTGCGCTGGCGGTATCCGCTAGCGTCAACGCGCCGGTGCTGATCGCCGCGATGTATTGGCGCGGACTGACCACCCGGGGCGTGGTGTTGTCGAGCATCATCGGCCTGGTCTTTTCGGTGGCGCTGATTGTTGCCGGCCCCGGCGTGATGGTGAGCATCCTCGGCTTTGAGAAGCCGTGGTTCCCCTACACGTACCCAACGATCGCCACCCTGCCCGTCACCGCGCTGTGTATCTGGTTTTTCTCAGCCACAGACCGAAGCGCCAGCGCGGCCCGGGAGCGCGCACGCTTCGAAGACCAGCGCATTCGATCCGAACTCGGGATCGGCATCGACGCGGCGTCCAGTCACTAG